A genome region from Anastrepha ludens isolate Willacy chromosome 3, idAnaLude1.1, whole genome shotgun sequence includes the following:
- the LOC128858027 gene encoding uncharacterized protein LOC128858027, with product MHENNKIFCMFDYCHLIKSIRNVFMKYDIPTAHGTASFKVIRKLFDIDQKNSNFKICPKLTEAHIYPSIFEKMSVSRATQVLSNSVASGIDMMCSQNLFGNDENLINFAKPTQIFVKEMNDLFDELDAKHFQSTNPLRSPLKRDDRGKVKRLLSYFEFFSPMSTMRAYSTIKCIQGFRTTIKSMLELCEELFQQHQNLKFIFLGKLNQDCLENFFYRVRASQGINTHPTAHEVQYIVARLISMKILRQRFENKGNNCEDDDDINLDWNLGTEDHHLEEEVGEPLNEQLVLENIEVGDENFAEEQNIAEVQVQRYYTGYGIYQKLLCKLKCDKCAHIMMKTQGDLKLHSEALIRSKNFTDDTDLRLVNPEDRVFEVCRLQMMWYRQLFAKYAHVGNIRNLMLPVIKQKTEEVFPHWFALSGECQDHRIKLLDFLIYVLLFKNAKWLLRQENTQVRCQKRNDKLKKLSYVVGQGPTR from the coding sequence atgcacgaaaacaataaaattttttgtatgtttgactattgccatctcataaagtccatccgtaatgtatttatgaaatatgatattccaACCGCTCATGGCACTGCAAGCTTTAAGGTCATTAGGAAGTTATTTGATATTGATCAAAagaattccaattttaaaatttgcccaaaattgacggaggctcatatttatccaagcattttcgaaaaaatgagcGTTTCACGCGCAACACAAGTATTGAGCAATTCGGTAGCGTCAGGTATTGACATGATGtgtagtcaaaatttatttggtaatgACGAAAACTTGATAAATTTTGCCAAGCCCACGCagatatttgttaaagaaatgaACGATCTTTTTGATGAACTCGATGCAAAGCATTTCCAGTCAACAAATCCATTAAGGTCTCCCCTGAAGCGGGATGATAGGGGCAAAGTTAAAAGACTATTAAGTTACTTCGAGTTCTTTAGTCCAATGTCTACAATGCgtgcatattccactattaaatgTATCCAAGGTTTTCGTACTACCATAAAATCGATGCTGGAATTGtgcgaggaactttttcaacagcatcaaaatttaaaatttattttccttggaaAGTTAAACCAAGATTgtctagaaaatttcttttatcgggTCCGAGCTAGTCAGGGTATTAATACTCATCCCACAGCACACGAAGTACAGTATATAGTAGCGCGATTGATatctatgaaaattttacgacagcggttcgaaaacaaaggcaataattgcgaagatgatgatgatattaaTTTAGACTGGAATTTAGGGACTGAGGATCATCATCTGGAGGAAGAAGTAGGAGAACCGCTAAATGAGCAACTCgttttagaaaatatagagGTAGGAGACGAGAATTTTGCCGAAGAACAAAATATAGCTGAGGTACAGGTGCAGCGTTATTACACTGGCTAtggtatttaccaaaaattactGTGTAAGCTAAAATGCGACAAATGCGCCCACATTATGATGAAAACACAAGGAGACTTAAAATTGCATTCCGAAGCCCTGATAAGGTCTAAAAATTTCACGGATGACACCGatttgagactggtgaatcctgAAGACAGGGTATTCGAAGTGTGTCGCCTTCAGATGATGTGGTACCGTcagctttttgcaaaatatgctcACGTAGGTAATATTCGCAATCTAATGTTGCcggttataaaacaaaaaaccgaagAAGTATTTCCCCATTGGTTCGCACTATCTGGCGAATGTCAGGATCATCGCATCAAGCTACTCgattttttgatatatgtacTTCTATTCAAAAATGCGAAATGGCTTTTACGGCAAGAAAATACCCAAGTCAGGTGTCAGAAGCGCAACGATAAACTAAAAAAGTTGTCGTACGTTGTAGGTCAGGGTCCAACAAGGTGA